A genomic region of Castor canadensis chromosome 16, mCasCan1.hap1v2, whole genome shotgun sequence contains the following coding sequences:
- the Rack1 gene encoding small ribosomal subunit protein RACK1, whose amino-acid sequence MTEQMTLRGTLKGHNGWVTQIATTPQFPDMILSASRDKTIIMWKLTRDETNYGIPQRALRGHSHFVSDVVISSDGQFALSGSWDGTLRLWDLTTGTTTRRFVGHTKDVLSVAFSSDNRQIVSGSRDKTIKLWNTLGVCKYTVQDESHSEWVSCVRFSPNSSNPIIVSCGWDKLVKVWNLANCKLKTNHIGHTGYLNTVTVSPDGSLCASGGKDGQAMLWDLNEGKHLYTLDGGDIINALCFSPNRYWLCAATGPSIKIWDLEGKIIVDELKQEVISTSSKAEPPQCTSLAWSADGQTLFAGYTDNLVRVWQVTIGTR is encoded by the exons ATGACTGAGCAGATGACACTTCGTGGCACCCTCAAGGGCCACAACGGCTGGGTAACCCAAATCGCTACCACCCCGCAGTTCCCGGACATGATATTGTCCGCCTCTCGAG ACAAGACCATCATCATGTGGAAGCTCACCAGGGATGAGACCAACTATGGCATTCCACAGCGTGCTCTGCGGGGTCACTCCCACTTCGTTAGTGATGTTGTCATCTCCTCTGATGGCCAGTTTGCCCTCTCAGGTTCCTGGGATGGAACCCTGCGCCTCTGGGATCTCACAAC GGGCACTACCACGAGACGATTTGTAGGCCATACCAAGGATGTGCTGAGTGTGGCCTTCTCCTCTGACAACCGCCAGATTGTCTCTGGATCCCGAGACAAAACCATAAAGTTGTGGAATACTCTGGGTGTATGTAAATACACTGTCCAG GATGAGAGTCACTCAGAGTGGGTATCCTGTGTTAGGTTTTCACCCAACAGCAGCAACCCTATCATTGTCTCCTGTGGCTGGGATAAGCTGGTGAAG GTGTGGAATTTGGCTAACTGTAAGCTGAAGACTAACCACATTGGCCATACAGGCTATCTGAACACTGTGACTGTCTCTCCAGATGGATCCCTCTGTGCTTCTGGAGGCAAG GATGGCCAGGCCATGTTGTGGGATCTCAATGAAGGCAAGCACCTTTATACGTTAGATGGTGGGGACATCATCAATGCTCTCTGTTTTAGCCCCAACCGCTACTGGctctgtgctgccacaggccccaGCATCAAGATCTGG GACTTGGAGGGCAAGATCATTGTTGATGAACTGAAGCAAGAAGTTATCAGTACCAGCAGCAAGGCAGAGCCACCCCAATGTACCTCTCTGGCCTGGTCTGCTGATGGCCAG ACGCTGTTTGCTGGCTACACAGACAACCTGGTGCGAGTGTGGCAAGTGACCATTGGCACCCGCTAG